From Lycium ferocissimum isolate CSIRO_LF1 chromosome 12, AGI_CSIRO_Lferr_CH_V1, whole genome shotgun sequence, one genomic window encodes:
- the LOC132039983 gene encoding casein kinase 1-like protein HD16 isoform X2 has product MVDESGGLSANNKGTGNEDEGNTSPIPKTVQVGMSPVYQVGRKLGKGGFGQVFLGRRVSDGDEPSNGQGAVEVALKFEHRNSKGCNYGPPNEWQVYNTVGGSHGVPRVHYKGRVMDILGPSLWDVWNSSGQAMSAEMVACIAVESLTILNIMHAHGYVHGDVKPENFLLGQPSTLQEKRLFLVDLGLATKWREIVKGPHVVYDQRPDMFRGTVRYASAHAHMGRTASRRDDLESLAYTLIFLHRGRLPWQGFQGDNKSFLVCKKKMSTSPEMLCCFCPPPLREFLDTVINLKFDEEPNYSKLTSLFGSLLGPDPAIRPINTNGAQKMFQVGQKRGRLNQEEDEEQPRKKVRMGVPATQWISIYNAKKPMKQRYHYNVTDARLAEHVEKGTDDGLYISCVASCSGLWAIIMDAGTNFTSQVYELSPLFLHKEWIMEQWEKNYYISSLAGVTNGSSLVVMSKGTQFSQQSYKVSESFPFKWISKKWKEGFHVTSMATAGSRWAVVMSRNSGVSNQVVELDFLYPSEGIHKRWDKGYRITATAATLDQTAVILSVPRRKPGDETQETLRTSQFPSTHVKVIYVTSDVECLGYIQTEFDIFKQLIFSWLHFE; this is encoded by the exons ATGGTGGATGAGAGTGGTGGATTAAGTGCTAATAACAAAGGAACTGGAAATGAAGATGAGGGTAACACGTCGCCTATTCCTAAGACG GTGCAAGTAGGAATGTCGCCAGTTTATCAGGTTGGAAGGAAGTTAGGTAAAGGTGGTTTTGGTCAGGTCTTTTTGGGTCGTCGTGTTTCTGATGGAGATGAACCTTCAAATGGTCAAGGGGCTGTTGAG GTTGCACTGAAATTTGAGCATAGAAATAGCAAAGGCTGTAACTATGGACCTCCAAATGAGTGGCAAGTTTACAA TACTGTTGGAGGCAGCCATGGAGTGCCTAGAGTGCATTATAAAGGGAGG GTTATGGACATCCTAGGACCTAGCTTATGGGATGTATGGAATTCCTCTGGGCAGGC GATGTCTGCAGAAATGGTAGCATGTATTGCAGTTGAGTCTCTGACAATTTTAAACATAATGCATGCGCACGG TTATGTGCATGGAGATGTAAAGCCAGAGAACTTTTTGCTTGGTCAGCCATCAACACTGCAGGAGAAGAGGTTGTTTCTAGTCGACTTGGGACTAG CAACAAAGTGGAGAGAAATTGTGAAAGGTCCGCATGTGGTATATGATCAGCGACCTGACATGTTTAG AGGGACTGTTCGATATGCAAGTGCTCATGCGCACATGGGAAGGACTGCCAGTAGAAGAGATGATCTGGAATCACTTGCATATACACTCATTTTTCTTCACCGAGGAAGGTTGCCATGGCAAGGATTTCAG GGAGATAACAAATCATTCTTGGTCTGCAAAAAGAAGATGTCAACGTCCCCAGAAATGCTTTGCTGCTTCTGTCCACCACCTCTGAGAGAATTTCTCGATACAGTAATAAACTTGAAATTTGATGAAGAACCTAATTATTCAAAGTTAACCTCTTTATTTGGGAGCTTGCTTGGACCTGATCCTGCAATAAGGCCAATTAACACTAATGGTGCCCAAAAG ATGTTTCAAGTTGGCCAAAAGCGGGGGAGATTAAATCAAGAGGAGGATGAAGAGCAGCCTAGAAAGAAGGTTCGCATGGGAGTTCCTGCAACACAGTGGATTTCAATTTACAATGCCAAAAAGCCCATGAAACAGAG GTACCATTATAATGTAACAGATGCAAGGTTGGCAGAGCATGTGGAGAAAGGGACCGATGATGGACTATATATAAGTTGTGTGGCATCTTGTTCCGGCTTGTGGGCTATTATCATGGATGCTGGAACTAATTTCACAAGCCAAGTTTATGAGCTATCACCATTGTTCTTGCACAAG GAGTGGATTATGGAACAGTGGGAGAAGAACTATTATATTAGTTCTCTTGCTGGTGTCACCAATGGAAGCTCTCTTGTTGTAATGTCAAAAG GCACACAGTTCAGTCAGCAGTCTTATAAAGTAAGTGAATCATTCCCGTTCAAGTGGATAAGCAAGAAGTGGAAAGAAGGGTTCCATGTAACCTCCATGGCAACTGCTGGAAGTAGATGGGCGGTTGTTATGTCTCGCAATTCAGGTGTCAGTAACCAG GTAGTGGAACTTGATTTTCTTTATCCAAGTGAAGGCATTCATAAACGATGGGACAAAGGTTATCGTATTACAGCAACAGCTGCTACATTAGATCAAACTGCAGTTATCCTGAGTGTGCCTCGACGAAAGCCTGGCGATGAGACTCAGGAAACATTGAGAACATCTCAGTTTCCAAGCACACATGTCAAGGTAATTTATGTAACTTCTGATGTGGAATGT CTTGGGTACATACAGACAGAATTTGATATCTTCAAACAGCTAATTTTTTCATGGTTGCATTTTGAGTAA
- the LOC132039983 gene encoding casein kinase 1-like protein HD16 isoform X3: MVDESGGLSANNKGTGNEDEGNTSPIPKTVQVGMSPVYQVGRKLGKGGFGQVFLGRRVSDGDEPSNGQGAVEVALKFEHRNSKGCNYGPPNEWQVYNTVGGSHGVPRVHYKGRVGDYYVMVMDILGPSLWDVWNSSGQAMSAEMVACIAVESLTILNIMHAHGYVHGDVKPENFLLGQPSTLQEKRLFLVDLGLATKWREIVKGPHVVYDQRPDMFRGTVRYASAHAHMGRTASRRDDLESLAYTLIFLHRGRLPWQGFQGDNKSFLVCKKKMSTSPEMLCCFCPPPLREFLDTVINLKFDEEPNYSKLTSLFGSLLGPDPAIRPINTNGAQKMFQVGQKRGRLNQEEDEEQPRKKVRMGVPATQWISIYNAKKPMKQRYHYNVTDARLAEHVEKGTDDGLYISCVASCSGLWAIIMDAGTNFTSQVYELSPLFLHKEWIMEQWEKNYYISSLAGVTNGSSLVVMSKGTQFSQQSYKVSESFPFKWISKKWKEGFHVTSMATAGSRWAVVMSRNSGVSNQVVELDFLYPSEGIHKRWDKGYRITATAATLDQTAVILSVPRRKPGDETQETLRTSQFPSTHVKEKWAKNLYLSCLCYGRTVS, translated from the exons ATGGTGGATGAGAGTGGTGGATTAAGTGCTAATAACAAAGGAACTGGAAATGAAGATGAGGGTAACACGTCGCCTATTCCTAAGACG GTGCAAGTAGGAATGTCGCCAGTTTATCAGGTTGGAAGGAAGTTAGGTAAAGGTGGTTTTGGTCAGGTCTTTTTGGGTCGTCGTGTTTCTGATGGAGATGAACCTTCAAATGGTCAAGGGGCTGTTGAG GTTGCACTGAAATTTGAGCATAGAAATAGCAAAGGCTGTAACTATGGACCTCCAAATGAGTGGCAAGTTTACAA TACTGTTGGAGGCAGCCATGGAGTGCCTAGAGTGCATTATAAAGGGAGGGTAGGAGACTATTATGTAATG GTTATGGACATCCTAGGACCTAGCTTATGGGATGTATGGAATTCCTCTGGGCAGGC GATGTCTGCAGAAATGGTAGCATGTATTGCAGTTGAGTCTCTGACAATTTTAAACATAATGCATGCGCACGG TTATGTGCATGGAGATGTAAAGCCAGAGAACTTTTTGCTTGGTCAGCCATCAACACTGCAGGAGAAGAGGTTGTTTCTAGTCGACTTGGGACTAG CAACAAAGTGGAGAGAAATTGTGAAAGGTCCGCATGTGGTATATGATCAGCGACCTGACATGTTTAG AGGGACTGTTCGATATGCAAGTGCTCATGCGCACATGGGAAGGACTGCCAGTAGAAGAGATGATCTGGAATCACTTGCATATACACTCATTTTTCTTCACCGAGGAAGGTTGCCATGGCAAGGATTTCAG GGAGATAACAAATCATTCTTGGTCTGCAAAAAGAAGATGTCAACGTCCCCAGAAATGCTTTGCTGCTTCTGTCCACCACCTCTGAGAGAATTTCTCGATACAGTAATAAACTTGAAATTTGATGAAGAACCTAATTATTCAAAGTTAACCTCTTTATTTGGGAGCTTGCTTGGACCTGATCCTGCAATAAGGCCAATTAACACTAATGGTGCCCAAAAG ATGTTTCAAGTTGGCCAAAAGCGGGGGAGATTAAATCAAGAGGAGGATGAAGAGCAGCCTAGAAAGAAGGTTCGCATGGGAGTTCCTGCAACACAGTGGATTTCAATTTACAATGCCAAAAAGCCCATGAAACAGAG GTACCATTATAATGTAACAGATGCAAGGTTGGCAGAGCATGTGGAGAAAGGGACCGATGATGGACTATATATAAGTTGTGTGGCATCTTGTTCCGGCTTGTGGGCTATTATCATGGATGCTGGAACTAATTTCACAAGCCAAGTTTATGAGCTATCACCATTGTTCTTGCACAAG GAGTGGATTATGGAACAGTGGGAGAAGAACTATTATATTAGTTCTCTTGCTGGTGTCACCAATGGAAGCTCTCTTGTTGTAATGTCAAAAG GCACACAGTTCAGTCAGCAGTCTTATAAAGTAAGTGAATCATTCCCGTTCAAGTGGATAAGCAAGAAGTGGAAAGAAGGGTTCCATGTAACCTCCATGGCAACTGCTGGAAGTAGATGGGCGGTTGTTATGTCTCGCAATTCAGGTGTCAGTAACCAG GTAGTGGAACTTGATTTTCTTTATCCAAGTGAAGGCATTCATAAACGATGGGACAAAGGTTATCGTATTACAGCAACAGCTGCTACATTAGATCAAACTGCAGTTATCCTGAGTGTGCCTCGACGAAAGCCTGGCGATGAGACTCAGGAAACATTGAGAACATCTCAGTTTCCAAGCACACATGTCAAG GAAAAGTGGGCAAAAAATCTTTATCTTTCCTGTCTGTGCTATGGACGAACTGTATCATGA
- the LOC132039983 gene encoding casein kinase 1-like protein HD16 isoform X6, protein MDILGPSLWDVWNSSGQAMSAEMVACIAVESLTILNIMHAHGYVHGDVKPENFLLGQPSTLQEKRLFLVDLGLATKWREIVKGPHVVYDQRPDMFRGTVRYASAHAHMGRTASRRDDLESLAYTLIFLHRGRLPWQGFQGDNKSFLVCKKKMSTSPEMLCCFCPPPLREFLDTVINLKFDEEPNYSKLTSLFGSLLGPDPAIRPINTNGAQKMFQVGQKRGRLNQEEDEEQPRKKVRMGVPATQWISIYNAKKPMKQRYHYNVTDARLAEHVEKGTDDGLYISCVASCSGLWAIIMDAGTNFTSQVYELSPLFLHKEWIMEQWEKNYYISSLAGVTNGSSLVVMSKGTQFSQQSYKVSESFPFKWISKKWKEGFHVTSMATAGSRWAVVMSRNSGVSNQVVELDFLYPSEGIHKRWDKGYRITATAATLDQTAVILSVPRRKPGDETQETLRTSQFPSTHVKVIYVTSDVECLGYIQTEFDIFKQLIFSWLHFE, encoded by the exons ATGGACATCCTAGGACCTAGCTTATGGGATGTATGGAATTCCTCTGGGCAGGC GATGTCTGCAGAAATGGTAGCATGTATTGCAGTTGAGTCTCTGACAATTTTAAACATAATGCATGCGCACGG TTATGTGCATGGAGATGTAAAGCCAGAGAACTTTTTGCTTGGTCAGCCATCAACACTGCAGGAGAAGAGGTTGTTTCTAGTCGACTTGGGACTAG CAACAAAGTGGAGAGAAATTGTGAAAGGTCCGCATGTGGTATATGATCAGCGACCTGACATGTTTAG AGGGACTGTTCGATATGCAAGTGCTCATGCGCACATGGGAAGGACTGCCAGTAGAAGAGATGATCTGGAATCACTTGCATATACACTCATTTTTCTTCACCGAGGAAGGTTGCCATGGCAAGGATTTCAG GGAGATAACAAATCATTCTTGGTCTGCAAAAAGAAGATGTCAACGTCCCCAGAAATGCTTTGCTGCTTCTGTCCACCACCTCTGAGAGAATTTCTCGATACAGTAATAAACTTGAAATTTGATGAAGAACCTAATTATTCAAAGTTAACCTCTTTATTTGGGAGCTTGCTTGGACCTGATCCTGCAATAAGGCCAATTAACACTAATGGTGCCCAAAAG ATGTTTCAAGTTGGCCAAAAGCGGGGGAGATTAAATCAAGAGGAGGATGAAGAGCAGCCTAGAAAGAAGGTTCGCATGGGAGTTCCTGCAACACAGTGGATTTCAATTTACAATGCCAAAAAGCCCATGAAACAGAG GTACCATTATAATGTAACAGATGCAAGGTTGGCAGAGCATGTGGAGAAAGGGACCGATGATGGACTATATATAAGTTGTGTGGCATCTTGTTCCGGCTTGTGGGCTATTATCATGGATGCTGGAACTAATTTCACAAGCCAAGTTTATGAGCTATCACCATTGTTCTTGCACAAG GAGTGGATTATGGAACAGTGGGAGAAGAACTATTATATTAGTTCTCTTGCTGGTGTCACCAATGGAAGCTCTCTTGTTGTAATGTCAAAAG GCACACAGTTCAGTCAGCAGTCTTATAAAGTAAGTGAATCATTCCCGTTCAAGTGGATAAGCAAGAAGTGGAAAGAAGGGTTCCATGTAACCTCCATGGCAACTGCTGGAAGTAGATGGGCGGTTGTTATGTCTCGCAATTCAGGTGTCAGTAACCAG GTAGTGGAACTTGATTTTCTTTATCCAAGTGAAGGCATTCATAAACGATGGGACAAAGGTTATCGTATTACAGCAACAGCTGCTACATTAGATCAAACTGCAGTTATCCTGAGTGTGCCTCGACGAAAGCCTGGCGATGAGACTCAGGAAACATTGAGAACATCTCAGTTTCCAAGCACACATGTCAAGGTAATTTATGTAACTTCTGATGTGGAATGT CTTGGGTACATACAGACAGAATTTGATATCTTCAAACAGCTAATTTTTTCATGGTTGCATTTTGAGTAA
- the LOC132039983 gene encoding casein kinase 1-like protein HD16 isoform X5, whose amino-acid sequence MVDESGGLSANNKGTGNEDEGNTSPIPKTVQVGMSPVYQVGRKLGKGGFGQVFLGRRVSDGDEPSNGQGAVEVMDILGPSLWDVWNSSGQAMSAEMVACIAVESLTILNIMHAHGYVHGDVKPENFLLGQPSTLQEKRLFLVDLGLATKWREIVKGPHVVYDQRPDMFRGTVRYASAHAHMGRTASRRDDLESLAYTLIFLHRGRLPWQGFQGDNKSFLVCKKKMSTSPEMLCCFCPPPLREFLDTVINLKFDEEPNYSKLTSLFGSLLGPDPAIRPINTNGAQKMFQVGQKRGRLNQEEDEEQPRKKVRMGVPATQWISIYNAKKPMKQRYHYNVTDARLAEHVEKGTDDGLYISCVASCSGLWAIIMDAGTNFTSQVYELSPLFLHKEWIMEQWEKNYYISSLAGVTNGSSLVVMSKGTQFSQQSYKVSESFPFKWISKKWKEGFHVTSMATAGSRWAVVMSRNSGVSNQVVELDFLYPSEGIHKRWDKGYRITATAATLDQTAVILSVPRRKPGDETQETLRTSQFPSTHVKVIYVTSDVECLGYIQTEFDIFKQLIFSWLHFE is encoded by the exons ATGGTGGATGAGAGTGGTGGATTAAGTGCTAATAACAAAGGAACTGGAAATGAAGATGAGGGTAACACGTCGCCTATTCCTAAGACG GTGCAAGTAGGAATGTCGCCAGTTTATCAGGTTGGAAGGAAGTTAGGTAAAGGTGGTTTTGGTCAGGTCTTTTTGGGTCGTCGTGTTTCTGATGGAGATGAACCTTCAAATGGTCAAGGGGCTGTTGAG GTTATGGACATCCTAGGACCTAGCTTATGGGATGTATGGAATTCCTCTGGGCAGGC GATGTCTGCAGAAATGGTAGCATGTATTGCAGTTGAGTCTCTGACAATTTTAAACATAATGCATGCGCACGG TTATGTGCATGGAGATGTAAAGCCAGAGAACTTTTTGCTTGGTCAGCCATCAACACTGCAGGAGAAGAGGTTGTTTCTAGTCGACTTGGGACTAG CAACAAAGTGGAGAGAAATTGTGAAAGGTCCGCATGTGGTATATGATCAGCGACCTGACATGTTTAG AGGGACTGTTCGATATGCAAGTGCTCATGCGCACATGGGAAGGACTGCCAGTAGAAGAGATGATCTGGAATCACTTGCATATACACTCATTTTTCTTCACCGAGGAAGGTTGCCATGGCAAGGATTTCAG GGAGATAACAAATCATTCTTGGTCTGCAAAAAGAAGATGTCAACGTCCCCAGAAATGCTTTGCTGCTTCTGTCCACCACCTCTGAGAGAATTTCTCGATACAGTAATAAACTTGAAATTTGATGAAGAACCTAATTATTCAAAGTTAACCTCTTTATTTGGGAGCTTGCTTGGACCTGATCCTGCAATAAGGCCAATTAACACTAATGGTGCCCAAAAG ATGTTTCAAGTTGGCCAAAAGCGGGGGAGATTAAATCAAGAGGAGGATGAAGAGCAGCCTAGAAAGAAGGTTCGCATGGGAGTTCCTGCAACACAGTGGATTTCAATTTACAATGCCAAAAAGCCCATGAAACAGAG GTACCATTATAATGTAACAGATGCAAGGTTGGCAGAGCATGTGGAGAAAGGGACCGATGATGGACTATATATAAGTTGTGTGGCATCTTGTTCCGGCTTGTGGGCTATTATCATGGATGCTGGAACTAATTTCACAAGCCAAGTTTATGAGCTATCACCATTGTTCTTGCACAAG GAGTGGATTATGGAACAGTGGGAGAAGAACTATTATATTAGTTCTCTTGCTGGTGTCACCAATGGAAGCTCTCTTGTTGTAATGTCAAAAG GCACACAGTTCAGTCAGCAGTCTTATAAAGTAAGTGAATCATTCCCGTTCAAGTGGATAAGCAAGAAGTGGAAAGAAGGGTTCCATGTAACCTCCATGGCAACTGCTGGAAGTAGATGGGCGGTTGTTATGTCTCGCAATTCAGGTGTCAGTAACCAG GTAGTGGAACTTGATTTTCTTTATCCAAGTGAAGGCATTCATAAACGATGGGACAAAGGTTATCGTATTACAGCAACAGCTGCTACATTAGATCAAACTGCAGTTATCCTGAGTGTGCCTCGACGAAAGCCTGGCGATGAGACTCAGGAAACATTGAGAACATCTCAGTTTCCAAGCACACATGTCAAGGTAATTTATGTAACTTCTGATGTGGAATGT CTTGGGTACATACAGACAGAATTTGATATCTTCAAACAGCTAATTTTTTCATGGTTGCATTTTGAGTAA
- the LOC132039983 gene encoding casein kinase 1-like protein HD16 isoform X4 translates to MKVQVGMSPVYQVGRKLGKGGFGQVFLGRRVSDGDEPSNGQGAVEVALKFEHRNSKGCNYGPPNEWQVYNTVGGSHGVPRVHYKGRVGDYYVMVMDILGPSLWDVWNSSGQAMSAEMVACIAVESLTILNIMHAHGYVHGDVKPENFLLGQPSTLQEKRLFLVDLGLATKWREIVKGPHVVYDQRPDMFRGTVRYASAHAHMGRTASRRDDLESLAYTLIFLHRGRLPWQGFQGDNKSFLVCKKKMSTSPEMLCCFCPPPLREFLDTVINLKFDEEPNYSKLTSLFGSLLGPDPAIRPINTNGAQKMFQVGQKRGRLNQEEDEEQPRKKVRMGVPATQWISIYNAKKPMKQRYHYNVTDARLAEHVEKGTDDGLYISCVASCSGLWAIIMDAGTNFTSQVYELSPLFLHKEWIMEQWEKNYYISSLAGVTNGSSLVVMSKGTQFSQQSYKVSESFPFKWISKKWKEGFHVTSMATAGSRWAVVMSRNSGVSNQVVELDFLYPSEGIHKRWDKGYRITATAATLDQTAVILSVPRRKPGDETQETLRTSQFPSTHVKVIYVTSDVECLGYIQTEFDIFKQLIFSWLHFE, encoded by the exons ATGAAG GTGCAAGTAGGAATGTCGCCAGTTTATCAGGTTGGAAGGAAGTTAGGTAAAGGTGGTTTTGGTCAGGTCTTTTTGGGTCGTCGTGTTTCTGATGGAGATGAACCTTCAAATGGTCAAGGGGCTGTTGAG GTTGCACTGAAATTTGAGCATAGAAATAGCAAAGGCTGTAACTATGGACCTCCAAATGAGTGGCAAGTTTACAA TACTGTTGGAGGCAGCCATGGAGTGCCTAGAGTGCATTATAAAGGGAGGGTAGGAGACTATTATGTAATG GTTATGGACATCCTAGGACCTAGCTTATGGGATGTATGGAATTCCTCTGGGCAGGC GATGTCTGCAGAAATGGTAGCATGTATTGCAGTTGAGTCTCTGACAATTTTAAACATAATGCATGCGCACGG TTATGTGCATGGAGATGTAAAGCCAGAGAACTTTTTGCTTGGTCAGCCATCAACACTGCAGGAGAAGAGGTTGTTTCTAGTCGACTTGGGACTAG CAACAAAGTGGAGAGAAATTGTGAAAGGTCCGCATGTGGTATATGATCAGCGACCTGACATGTTTAG AGGGACTGTTCGATATGCAAGTGCTCATGCGCACATGGGAAGGACTGCCAGTAGAAGAGATGATCTGGAATCACTTGCATATACACTCATTTTTCTTCACCGAGGAAGGTTGCCATGGCAAGGATTTCAG GGAGATAACAAATCATTCTTGGTCTGCAAAAAGAAGATGTCAACGTCCCCAGAAATGCTTTGCTGCTTCTGTCCACCACCTCTGAGAGAATTTCTCGATACAGTAATAAACTTGAAATTTGATGAAGAACCTAATTATTCAAAGTTAACCTCTTTATTTGGGAGCTTGCTTGGACCTGATCCTGCAATAAGGCCAATTAACACTAATGGTGCCCAAAAG ATGTTTCAAGTTGGCCAAAAGCGGGGGAGATTAAATCAAGAGGAGGATGAAGAGCAGCCTAGAAAGAAGGTTCGCATGGGAGTTCCTGCAACACAGTGGATTTCAATTTACAATGCCAAAAAGCCCATGAAACAGAG GTACCATTATAATGTAACAGATGCAAGGTTGGCAGAGCATGTGGAGAAAGGGACCGATGATGGACTATATATAAGTTGTGTGGCATCTTGTTCCGGCTTGTGGGCTATTATCATGGATGCTGGAACTAATTTCACAAGCCAAGTTTATGAGCTATCACCATTGTTCTTGCACAAG GAGTGGATTATGGAACAGTGGGAGAAGAACTATTATATTAGTTCTCTTGCTGGTGTCACCAATGGAAGCTCTCTTGTTGTAATGTCAAAAG GCACACAGTTCAGTCAGCAGTCTTATAAAGTAAGTGAATCATTCCCGTTCAAGTGGATAAGCAAGAAGTGGAAAGAAGGGTTCCATGTAACCTCCATGGCAACTGCTGGAAGTAGATGGGCGGTTGTTATGTCTCGCAATTCAGGTGTCAGTAACCAG GTAGTGGAACTTGATTTTCTTTATCCAAGTGAAGGCATTCATAAACGATGGGACAAAGGTTATCGTATTACAGCAACAGCTGCTACATTAGATCAAACTGCAGTTATCCTGAGTGTGCCTCGACGAAAGCCTGGCGATGAGACTCAGGAAACATTGAGAACATCTCAGTTTCCAAGCACACATGTCAAGGTAATTTATGTAACTTCTGATGTGGAATGT CTTGGGTACATACAGACAGAATTTGATATCTTCAAACAGCTAATTTTTTCATGGTTGCATTTTGAGTAA
- the LOC132039983 gene encoding casein kinase 1-like protein HD16 isoform X1, with protein sequence MVDESGGLSANNKGTGNEDEGNTSPIPKTVQVGMSPVYQVGRKLGKGGFGQVFLGRRVSDGDEPSNGQGAVEVALKFEHRNSKGCNYGPPNEWQVYNTVGGSHGVPRVHYKGRVGDYYVMVMDILGPSLWDVWNSSGQAMSAEMVACIAVESLTILNIMHAHGYVHGDVKPENFLLGQPSTLQEKRLFLVDLGLATKWREIVKGPHVVYDQRPDMFRGTVRYASAHAHMGRTASRRDDLESLAYTLIFLHRGRLPWQGFQGDNKSFLVCKKKMSTSPEMLCCFCPPPLREFLDTVINLKFDEEPNYSKLTSLFGSLLGPDPAIRPINTNGAQKMFQVGQKRGRLNQEEDEEQPRKKVRMGVPATQWISIYNAKKPMKQRYHYNVTDARLAEHVEKGTDDGLYISCVASCSGLWAIIMDAGTNFTSQVYELSPLFLHKEWIMEQWEKNYYISSLAGVTNGSSLVVMSKGTQFSQQSYKVSESFPFKWISKKWKEGFHVTSMATAGSRWAVVMSRNSGVSNQVVELDFLYPSEGIHKRWDKGYRITATAATLDQTAVILSVPRRKPGDETQETLRTSQFPSTHVKVIYVTSDVECLGYIQTEFDIFKQLIFSWLHFE encoded by the exons ATGGTGGATGAGAGTGGTGGATTAAGTGCTAATAACAAAGGAACTGGAAATGAAGATGAGGGTAACACGTCGCCTATTCCTAAGACG GTGCAAGTAGGAATGTCGCCAGTTTATCAGGTTGGAAGGAAGTTAGGTAAAGGTGGTTTTGGTCAGGTCTTTTTGGGTCGTCGTGTTTCTGATGGAGATGAACCTTCAAATGGTCAAGGGGCTGTTGAG GTTGCACTGAAATTTGAGCATAGAAATAGCAAAGGCTGTAACTATGGACCTCCAAATGAGTGGCAAGTTTACAA TACTGTTGGAGGCAGCCATGGAGTGCCTAGAGTGCATTATAAAGGGAGGGTAGGAGACTATTATGTAATG GTTATGGACATCCTAGGACCTAGCTTATGGGATGTATGGAATTCCTCTGGGCAGGC GATGTCTGCAGAAATGGTAGCATGTATTGCAGTTGAGTCTCTGACAATTTTAAACATAATGCATGCGCACGG TTATGTGCATGGAGATGTAAAGCCAGAGAACTTTTTGCTTGGTCAGCCATCAACACTGCAGGAGAAGAGGTTGTTTCTAGTCGACTTGGGACTAG CAACAAAGTGGAGAGAAATTGTGAAAGGTCCGCATGTGGTATATGATCAGCGACCTGACATGTTTAG AGGGACTGTTCGATATGCAAGTGCTCATGCGCACATGGGAAGGACTGCCAGTAGAAGAGATGATCTGGAATCACTTGCATATACACTCATTTTTCTTCACCGAGGAAGGTTGCCATGGCAAGGATTTCAG GGAGATAACAAATCATTCTTGGTCTGCAAAAAGAAGATGTCAACGTCCCCAGAAATGCTTTGCTGCTTCTGTCCACCACCTCTGAGAGAATTTCTCGATACAGTAATAAACTTGAAATTTGATGAAGAACCTAATTATTCAAAGTTAACCTCTTTATTTGGGAGCTTGCTTGGACCTGATCCTGCAATAAGGCCAATTAACACTAATGGTGCCCAAAAG ATGTTTCAAGTTGGCCAAAAGCGGGGGAGATTAAATCAAGAGGAGGATGAAGAGCAGCCTAGAAAGAAGGTTCGCATGGGAGTTCCTGCAACACAGTGGATTTCAATTTACAATGCCAAAAAGCCCATGAAACAGAG GTACCATTATAATGTAACAGATGCAAGGTTGGCAGAGCATGTGGAGAAAGGGACCGATGATGGACTATATATAAGTTGTGTGGCATCTTGTTCCGGCTTGTGGGCTATTATCATGGATGCTGGAACTAATTTCACAAGCCAAGTTTATGAGCTATCACCATTGTTCTTGCACAAG GAGTGGATTATGGAACAGTGGGAGAAGAACTATTATATTAGTTCTCTTGCTGGTGTCACCAATGGAAGCTCTCTTGTTGTAATGTCAAAAG GCACACAGTTCAGTCAGCAGTCTTATAAAGTAAGTGAATCATTCCCGTTCAAGTGGATAAGCAAGAAGTGGAAAGAAGGGTTCCATGTAACCTCCATGGCAACTGCTGGAAGTAGATGGGCGGTTGTTATGTCTCGCAATTCAGGTGTCAGTAACCAG GTAGTGGAACTTGATTTTCTTTATCCAAGTGAAGGCATTCATAAACGATGGGACAAAGGTTATCGTATTACAGCAACAGCTGCTACATTAGATCAAACTGCAGTTATCCTGAGTGTGCCTCGACGAAAGCCTGGCGATGAGACTCAGGAAACATTGAGAACATCTCAGTTTCCAAGCACACATGTCAAGGTAATTTATGTAACTTCTGATGTGGAATGT CTTGGGTACATACAGACAGAATTTGATATCTTCAAACAGCTAATTTTTTCATGGTTGCATTTTGAGTAA